ACGCGCGCGGGCGGACAACTTGCGACAGATCAGGAATTCCTTCGACCGTGATAAAAAAATCCCGGAATTGCGGGTCGCCTTGGAGGAAGCATTGAAACCATTTTCCCTGAGCCGACATGTGATTAAAGACGGCGTCGAACATAAGGTCAAAACGTTGACCGAGCCGGTCAATGTCGGTCCAATCGCCAAGCACCGGATCAACCGCGAAAAAATCCTTCACCGAAAATCCATCATCCGAGGACCACGGATAGAACGGCAGGATGTGAATGCCGCTGAAAACGTCGGCAAGTTGATTCTCGCAAAACGACGCGAGGGTTCGCAGCGGGGCGATGCCGTCCTCGCGTACTTGATCCGCGTAGGTGATGAGCAGGGCGTCGCGCTCAGAAAGCGCGGCGGTTTTTCGCGGCGACTCTTGTTTGGTGCGTTTGCCAGCGATCAAGTCCGCGAGTTGCGCGGCGATGTGCCCGCCGACCGATTCGCCATAAAGCAAACGCAGCAGAGCGTCTATTCTCGGCCGTGGCGAGGCTGTGTCCGGCACTGAATTCACATCTTGAATTCTAGCCAACAGCCACGCGGCGTAAAGGCTCGGATTGAAATTCGTCAGCCGGTGTGCATTGCCAACCGCCGCCTGCGCCGGCTAATCTGTCAGCGCGTTGGCCGCCACCACTCAATGAGTAACATTGAAATCATCATCGGTCTGCTGCTGCTGCTCATGGCCGTGCCGGATGTTTGTCGCAAACTTGGCCTGCCCGCGCTCGTGTAATCTAAATCAATGTCACAAGCAAACGATCATGCCGCTCCTTTCGTTCCGGCGCAGCGCCGCAAGGAAGTGGACTTGCGCCTCGTGCCGATGGGCTTCGCCACGATTATTCTCGTGGGCGCGATGCTATTGACGCTTCCATGGGCGCAGAAGCCCGGCCATTCCCTGAGTTGGTTGGACTCTTTGTTCTTGGCCACGTCGGCAACGTGTGTGACCGGCCTGACCACGGTGAACGTGGCGGCGACATTCAACGGATTCGGACAAGCCGTGCTGATGCTACTCATCCAGGTTGGCGGCCTCGGCATTTTCACGGCGAGCATTTCACTCGTTCTCCTCAGTGGCAATCGGCTGTCGCTTTCCGATGAGCAAACTATTCACGCGACCGTGGGCCGGTTGCGCCAGGTGCGAGCACTGGACGTATTCGTCTACGCCTGTGTGTTCGTCCTAGTCTTGGAACTGGCTGGGGCGGTGGTGTTGTTCACGCTGATGTCGCAGGCGCAGCCGGAAACAAATGACTGGCAGACGCTGTGGGAAGCCGTGTTCCATTCGGTGAGCGCGTTCTGCAACGCCGGCATCTCGATCTACCCGGAAGGCATGGCCCGCTGGCGGGCGTATCCCGGCGTGCTGGCTATAATTTCCGCGCTCGTCATCGCGGGCGGCATCGGCCTGATGACACTGATCAATCTGCGCTATTACTATTTTTGGCGGCGCGATCCGCGTCGGCGCGGACGGCTCACCATGCAGACCCGGCTCTCAATCCTCTCGGCAGTGGCGTTGCTGCTGGTGGGCGGCATCGCAGCCTGGGTGTTTGAATCCAACGATACCCTCAAGCACGCCACGGTGGGCGAACAGGCGTCCTGGTCCTTCTTTCATTCCGCGATGTCGCGCACGGCTGGGTTCAATGTCGTGGACGTGGGGCAGATGAATCCACCCACCTTGCTGGCCACGCTGGGATTGATGTTCATCGGCGGTGCGCCCGGCTCAATGGCGGGCGGCATTAAGACCGTGACGTTCGTGGTGCTGCTCCTGACCGCCTGGTCGGCGTTGCGGCGGCGTGGCGAAATTCAGTTCTGGAATCGTCGATTGCCACCCAAGGTTTCATTCGTTGCCA
The Verrucomicrobiota bacterium DNA segment above includes these coding regions:
- a CDS encoding potassium transporter TrkH yields the protein MSQANDHAAPFVPAQRRKEVDLRLVPMGFATIILVGAMLLTLPWAQKPGHSLSWLDSLFLATSATCVTGLTTVNVAATFNGFGQAVLMLLIQVGGLGIFTASISLVLLSGNRLSLSDEQTIHATVGRLRQVRALDVFVYACVFVLVLELAGAVVLFTLMSQAQPETNDWQTLWEAVFHSVSAFCNAGISIYPEGMARWRAYPGVLAIISALVIAGGIGLMTLINLRYYYFWRRDPRRRGRLTMQTRLSILSAVALLLVGGIAAWVFESNDTLKHATVGEQASWSFFHSAMSRTAGFNVVDVGQMNPPTLLATLGLMFIGGAPGSMAGGIKTVTFVVLLLTAWSALRRRGEIQFWNRRLPPKVSFVATMLALLGIACVVTGVALLMVFEDARPASQTNQHWLALVFEAVSAFGTVGLSTGVTPLLTAAGKVVIIALMFVGRIAPLVLGVYLARPANPLLVRQPREELSLG